Proteins encoded together in one Chitinophaga lutea window:
- a CDS encoding GlxA family transcriptional regulator: protein MKHISLIVYDDVLPAAVFNTAALLTSANDAAAKQGNPAPFRIELVGAHLRKTQMNLPVQLHYTRTISDAFDTDIVIIPPMSTEPQDISAMLADNHQLISWINEKYHRHAQIISLCTGAYFLAECGLLNGLPATSHWGAMEDLRKRYPLIHFKSDHVVTHAQAIITGGGGFSSLNALLYFIENNCGKEISVALSKFYALDYGRTSQSVFTVFSGQRQHNDPEIHQAQRYIEQEFKTDISVEQIAREVNMSKRNFIRRFKNATALNPIEFIQRIKVEAAKKAFEVGETNIAAVTYSVGYNDLKTFRTVFKKITGLTPVEYRNRYNTPMMVN from the coding sequence ATGAAACACATATCACTGATCGTATACGACGATGTGTTGCCCGCGGCGGTTTTCAACACGGCAGCCTTGCTGACCAGCGCCAACGACGCGGCCGCAAAACAGGGAAATCCCGCCCCGTTCCGGATAGAACTGGTAGGGGCGCATCTCAGGAAAACGCAGATGAACCTGCCCGTGCAGCTGCATTACACCAGAACCATATCCGATGCATTCGATACCGACATCGTGATCATTCCGCCGATGAGCACGGAGCCGCAGGACATCAGCGCCATGCTGGCGGACAATCACCAGCTCATCAGCTGGATAAACGAAAAATATCACCGGCACGCGCAGATCATCAGCCTATGCACGGGCGCCTACTTCCTGGCGGAATGCGGCCTGCTGAACGGCTTGCCGGCTACGTCCCATTGGGGCGCCATGGAAGATTTGCGGAAAAGATATCCTTTGATCCATTTCAAATCCGACCATGTGGTGACGCACGCCCAGGCCATCATCACCGGCGGCGGCGGATTTTCATCGTTGAATGCCCTGCTGTATTTCATAGAAAATAACTGCGGGAAGGAAATTTCGGTGGCATTAAGCAAATTCTACGCCCTGGATTACGGCCGCACTTCCCAAAGCGTCTTCACCGTGTTCTCCGGGCAGCGCCAGCATAACGATCCGGAAATACACCAGGCCCAGCGTTACATCGAACAGGAGTTCAAAACAGACATTTCGGTAGAGCAGATCGCCCGGGAGGTGAACATGAGCAAGCGGAATTTCATCCGCCGGTTTAAAAACGCCACGGCCCTGAACCCGATCGAATTCATCCAGCGGATAAAAGTGGAGGCCGCCAAGAAAGCTTTTGAAGTGGGAGAAACGAATATTGCGGCGGTTACCTACAGCGTGGGGTATAACGACTTAAAAACTTTCAGAACGGTATTCAAGAAAATCACCGGGCTTACGCCGGTTGAATACCGGAACCGGTATAACACCCCGATGATGGTGAATTAA
- a CDS encoding terpene synthase family protein, producing MHVATADQHTADWLMRFGLVRSEEHLNHYRRQGFAWMVARMFPNAGLEELCAFTDLNTLLFLLDDYLDHQESSASPENRDKKVKAMIDGFIRVLRQPKYGEQSGNPVFVALAELWQRMKKMSSRSWQRDFIQSIVAIFTAAIWQHENVKAGKWPLLADYMEQRQYLGAANIATDTIAVVDKIRLPRKMYEHPLLQELTALCRNTVCWANDLFSLSKEIAHGDYHNLVVLLSHEENISMEEAIVRACEIHDDQVKQFMRLCRYLPNEGPVMKMELHRYVEGLKNIMRANIDWSDYETSRYQYEYEEHVRTHKVREHYLMEAAV from the coding sequence ATGCATGTAGCAACGGCCGACCAGCACACGGCCGACTGGCTGATGCGTTTTGGCCTCGTGCGTTCAGAAGAGCACCTGAACCACTACCGCCGGCAAGGTTTTGCCTGGATGGTAGCACGCATGTTCCCGAATGCCGGCCTGGAAGAGCTTTGCGCCTTCACTGACCTGAATACGTTACTGTTCCTGCTCGACGATTACCTCGACCACCAGGAAAGCAGCGCATCGCCGGAAAACCGCGATAAAAAGGTAAAGGCCATGATCGATGGTTTTATCCGTGTGCTCCGGCAGCCGAAATACGGCGAACAGTCCGGCAACCCGGTATTCGTGGCGCTCGCCGAGCTATGGCAGCGCATGAAAAAAATGAGCTCCCGCAGCTGGCAGCGCGATTTCATCCAAAGCATCGTGGCGATATTCACTGCGGCCATCTGGCAGCACGAAAACGTAAAAGCCGGCAAATGGCCGTTGCTCGCTGATTACATGGAGCAGCGGCAATACCTCGGAGCAGCCAACATCGCTACGGACACCATCGCCGTAGTCGACAAAATCAGGCTCCCGCGCAAAATGTACGAGCATCCGCTGCTCCAGGAGCTCACCGCACTTTGCCGCAACACCGTCTGCTGGGCCAACGACCTGTTTTCACTGAGCAAGGAAATCGCCCACGGCGATTATCACAACCTGGTGGTATTGCTGAGCCATGAGGAAAATATTTCCATGGAGGAAGCGATCGTCAGGGCCTGCGAGATCCACGACGACCAGGTGAAACAATTCATGCGCCTCTGCCGGTACCTGCCGAACGAAGGCCCGGTGATGAAAATGGAATTACACCGTTATGTGGAAGGGCTGAAAAACATCATGCGCGCCAACATCGACTGGAGCGATTATGAAACATCCCGCTACCAGTACGAGTACGAAGAACACGTACGCACACACAAAGTAAGGGAACACTATCTCATGGAAGCTGCCGTTTAG
- a CDS encoding ATP-binding response regulator, with the protein MGTGADTNNKDLNKRIRTTNVVSVVTGSLSFFIGIFLYILSKSELILYPALIETALFGAVILLNFLRQYFLAALLSHFIQCMATLCFGILLGKIIDAQLMAVFLVGTPLLLFREKNIRIVCILLTCLTMFLLEVNNYTYFVEPVAINTDLHVLFRSLSIATILFLNGMVLFYYERNSRSLVLQLQQTNRDLEQVSASKSVYVRETTHELRAPLNAIHGISQFLYEGKYSPADLPKYHRGIYHSSHMALEIINNVMELAKIESGNVHEPTLKKINIRNWLADTTAIFSQHAALKQVSVVTTVGDEVPEILVFDPIRVMQILNNLITNAIKFSFPKGQIFVDIGSGDGQWTLAVRDQGVGMNEDQVRRIFDAFYSTRPSNEYGTGLGLHIAQNLAILLGGNIVADSEPGKGTVFTTTLPLPATTAPEKEELPAARLPIPPGASVIIIDDDRMSAELLAKYLGSIGAKTTVCLTGGEGFERASESKPDLILMDMDLPDTRGLVLLEKFKRDAQLKRIPVIIISGSVFKEDQDEAARRGAAGFLAKPVLFPKVQAMISQVLHVAGH; encoded by the coding sequence TTGGGTACTGGAGCAGACACCAATAACAAAGACCTCAATAAACGCATCAGAACTACCAACGTCGTAAGTGTTGTAACCGGTTCATTATCTTTTTTCATCGGTATCTTTTTATACATCCTTTCCAAAAGTGAGCTGATACTGTATCCGGCTTTGATCGAAACCGCCCTTTTCGGCGCCGTCATCCTGCTCAATTTCCTGCGGCAGTACTTCCTGGCCGCCTTGTTATCTCATTTCATTCAATGCATGGCCACGCTTTGTTTTGGCATCCTGCTGGGCAAGATCATCGATGCGCAACTGATGGCGGTATTTCTCGTAGGCACGCCCCTGTTGCTCTTCAGGGAAAAGAACATCCGCATCGTTTGTATCCTGCTGACCTGCCTTACCATGTTTTTGCTGGAGGTGAACAATTATACATATTTCGTTGAGCCGGTGGCCATTAATACGGACCTCCATGTATTGTTCCGCTCCCTCTCGATTGCCACTATCCTGTTTTTGAACGGTATGGTATTGTTTTATTACGAGAGGAACAGCCGGAGCCTGGTGCTGCAGCTACAGCAGACCAACCGCGACCTGGAACAGGTCAGCGCCTCCAAAAGCGTGTACGTACGGGAAACTACCCACGAGTTGCGCGCCCCGCTGAATGCCATCCATGGCATCAGCCAGTTTTTGTATGAAGGAAAGTATAGTCCCGCCGATCTCCCGAAATACCACCGCGGCATCTACCACTCGTCGCATATGGCGCTGGAGATTATCAACAACGTGATGGAGCTGGCCAAGATAGAAAGCGGCAATGTGCACGAGCCCACGCTTAAAAAGATCAACATCCGCAACTGGCTGGCCGATACCACGGCCATTTTCAGCCAGCACGCGGCCCTGAAACAGGTGTCCGTGGTCACCACCGTGGGAGACGAAGTGCCGGAAATCCTGGTATTCGACCCCATCCGCGTGATGCAGATCCTGAACAACCTGATCACCAATGCCATCAAATTCTCTTTTCCCAAAGGGCAGATTTTCGTCGATATCGGCAGTGGGGACGGGCAGTGGACGCTGGCAGTGCGTGACCAGGGTGTTGGCATGAACGAGGACCAGGTGCGTCGCATCTTCGACGCATTCTACAGTACCCGGCCCTCCAACGAATACGGCACGGGGCTCGGCCTCCATATTGCCCAAAACCTGGCAATACTGCTGGGCGGCAATATTGTTGCCGACAGCGAACCGGGCAAAGGCACCGTTTTCACCACCACCCTGCCCCTTCCCGCCACCACCGCGCCTGAAAAAGAAGAGCTCCCGGCTGCCCGGCTCCCCATTCCGCCCGGCGCATCGGTGATCATCATCGACGACGACCGGATGAGCGCGGAACTGCTGGCCAAATACCTGGGCAGCATCGGCGCCAAAACAACCGTATGCCTGACCGGCGGCGAAGGCTTTGAAAGAGCCTCGGAAAGCAAGCCGGACCTCATTCTCATGGATATGGACCTGCCAGACACCAGGGGCCTTGTGCTGCTCGAAAAATTCAAGCGCGACGCCCAACTGAAGCGGATTCCCGTGATCATCATCAGCGGCAGCGTATTCAAGGAAGACCAGGATGAAGCCGCCCGCCGCGGCGCTGCCGGCTTCCTGGCCAAACCGGTACTGTTCCCCAAAGTACAGGCCATGATCTCCCAGGTGCTCCACGTGGCCGGGCACTGA